A part of Marinomonas rhizomae genomic DNA contains:
- the tssE gene encoding type VI secretion system baseplate subunit TssE: protein MTNDSLQLPFIELIQDEAPESKIDRHRPEVEYYIQYKNSVMRDLQELLNSRCRSLNPFSEVKSDVLLTYGVTDFAHINISSLSGRDELRRKIQETLRLNEPRLSDINVTLSEEKIETNSLGFYIKAKLMFYGESEAVMITALFEPALKMFNFRSGR from the coding sequence ATGACAAATGATTCACTGCAATTACCTTTTATTGAGCTGATTCAAGACGAAGCCCCTGAAAGTAAAATCGATCGGCATCGTCCTGAGGTTGAGTATTACATTCAGTATAAAAACAGTGTGATGCGGGATCTGCAGGAGTTATTGAACAGCCGCTGTCGTTCGCTTAACCCATTTTCAGAAGTAAAGAGTGATGTTTTGTTGACTTATGGCGTAACAGACTTTGCTCACATCAATATTTCGTCATTGAGCGGGCGTGATGAGTTGCGCAGGAAAATACAGGAAACACTGCGTCTAAATGAGCCGCGCTTAAGTGATATCAATGTCACGCTTAGTGAAGAAAAAATCGAAACCAATAGCTTGGGTTTTTATATTAAAGCAAAGCTTATGTTTTACGGGGAGTCGGAAGCTGTGATGATCACGGCTTTATTCGAACCCGCGCTAAAAATGTTTAATTTCAGGTCAGGAAGATAA
- the tssF gene encoding type VI secretion system baseplate subunit TssF, whose translation MKQALIDVYQKELSYLKRRGEAFAKEHPKIGARLHITEDNARDPHVERIIQGVAFLNARIRKKLDDEFPELCQTLLDVLYPHYLRPLPSYNIISFEPEKNLTSVSHVPKGLVVEHSGQNSSELCFFKTIYDAQILPFKVGGARLQTCPVEAPNPGSFSDIKAVLSIRLDAINSAVQAEKLDLNKVRFYIKGTRHYSFALYELILNHSLKIAVAKGPHDPDAVFLDVKTSLKTVGFEEDEGMLPYPEQSFVGYRLLTEYFAYPEKFLFFDVDISEAQSVLDGQHIELYFYLDKALPDIEATVDKNNFVLNATPQINLFEKRSEPSLLDFSIYEYPVIADARHPDRDEIYNIDSLSISVDGANIDYINPFFGVSATPSSELSEVRWHTRREELEQGNVRSLFHLSLINLEAALSKNKGGMFIASLTCSNGRLPYVINQRESQPNLLPRSGSAAIGRIVSETAFTDTVRPRIDDDIYWQLLSHLNLNHISLTAGALGSNAFQKILSLYNFNETGENESVVNAVQIQSVSPSTMRILDDTGIPFFCRGSQVTLLLDESRFAGSSPYLFAAVLERFLGLYTQINSFVQLTVELQGRDMPLCAWPPRSGDQALL comes from the coding sequence ATGAAACAAGCACTGATAGATGTTTACCAAAAGGAGTTAAGCTACCTTAAGCGACGTGGAGAAGCGTTTGCTAAAGAGCACCCTAAAATTGGTGCGCGTTTGCATATCACTGAGGATAATGCTCGTGACCCTCATGTTGAGCGTATTATTCAGGGTGTCGCTTTTCTTAATGCTCGAATTCGTAAAAAGTTAGATGACGAGTTTCCTGAATTGTGTCAGACGCTATTGGATGTGCTTTATCCGCATTATTTACGTCCACTGCCAAGCTATAACATTATTAGCTTTGAACCGGAAAAAAACCTTACTAGTGTGTCGCATGTTCCTAAAGGTTTAGTGGTCGAGCACAGTGGGCAGAATTCAAGTGAGTTATGCTTCTTTAAAACGATATATGATGCGCAGATTTTACCGTTTAAAGTGGGGGGCGCTCGCTTACAAACTTGTCCTGTTGAAGCACCGAACCCCGGAAGTTTCAGCGATATTAAAGCTGTTCTAAGTATTAGATTGGACGCAATCAACAGCGCTGTCCAAGCTGAGAAGCTTGATTTAAATAAAGTTCGTTTTTACATAAAGGGAACACGTCACTATAGCTTTGCTTTGTATGAACTTATTTTAAATCACAGTCTGAAAATAGCGGTAGCGAAAGGTCCGCATGATCCTGATGCTGTATTTTTAGATGTGAAAACTTCGCTCAAAACAGTAGGGTTTGAAGAAGATGAGGGCATGTTGCCTTATCCCGAACAGTCGTTTGTTGGTTATCGATTACTGACCGAATATTTTGCTTACCCAGAAAAATTTTTATTTTTCGATGTTGATATCAGTGAAGCTCAAAGTGTTTTGGATGGGCAGCATATTGAGCTGTATTTCTATCTAGACAAAGCCTTGCCGGATATCGAAGCGACGGTAGATAAAAACAACTTTGTGTTAAACGCAACGCCTCAAATTAATCTATTTGAAAAGCGCTCTGAGCCGTCATTATTAGATTTTTCAATATACGAATATCCAGTGATTGCTGATGCCCGTCATCCGGATCGAGATGAGATTTACAATATTGATTCACTGTCCATTTCAGTAGACGGTGCCAATATTGATTATATCAACCCCTTCTTTGGCGTTAGTGCAACGCCAAGTTCTGAGTTGAGTGAAGTTCGTTGGCACACACGTCGTGAAGAATTAGAGCAAGGTAATGTTCGCAGTTTATTTCATTTATCACTGATAAATTTAGAAGCGGCGCTTAGTAAAAATAAAGGCGGTATGTTCATTGCTAGTTTGACTTGTTCAAATGGTCGATTACCGTATGTCATCAACCAAAGAGAAAGCCAGCCGAATCTTTTACCGCGCTCTGGATCGGCCGCAATTGGTAGAATTGTCAGCGAGACGGCCTTTACCGATACGGTTCGTCCGCGTATCGACGATGATATTTATTGGCAGCTATTGTCTCATTTGAATTTGAATCATATTTCCCTGACTGCTGGGGCGTTAGGCTCAAATGCCTTCCAGAAAATTCTCTCGCTGTATAATTTTAATGAGACTGGTGAAAACGAAAGCGTGGTTAATGCAGTCCAAATTCAGTCTGTATCCCCAAGTACTATGCGCATTCTTGATGACACTGGTATCCCGTTTTTCTGCCGAGGCAGTCAAGTGACTTTGCTACTAGACGAGTCTCGTTTTGCGGGAAGTTCACCGTATTTATTTGCCGCAGTGCTTGAGCGCTTTCTTGGTCTTTATACGCAAATTAACTCTTTTGTGCAGCTAACGGTTGAGTTGCAAGGCAGAGACATGCCGCTATGCGCTTGGCCGCCACGCAGTGGGGATCAGGCTCTATTATGA
- the tssG gene encoding type VI secretion system baseplate subunit TssG, with protein MMDTSIPYALPDIDFFQRLRLLEADARKSNELADAPIGYDYPLYREFVDFCVIQSLVSPYAAKQKIEMVPAEHGYQKRMLHVACFGLTGPSGVLPQYYTEMLAQRNRDKDTALKVLLDGFNARAISFLYRAWQKNRLAILEEQAGRNPQSTQIHPARKMMMSYTGLRHGESASESVEHSSVEASADGELNVPSCEDIAYYFSGYFSQRPRNANALRKIIGHVLGCDVSLKQFFGRWFELEPSQRNVLGKANCSLGQSFVVGGAIYEGGFSMRLRTEPLGYSAFQRIRPGGVLFERLKDVLFSFLGADYWVDLQVVLKGNDRPALQIGGGSSSQPSLALGEGLWLSSEPADHDVADTVYNLNR; from the coding sequence ATGATGGATACTTCTATCCCGTATGCTTTACCAGATATCGATTTTTTCCAACGACTTCGACTTCTAGAAGCTGATGCTCGTAAAAGCAATGAACTGGCTGATGCCCCGATTGGGTACGATTACCCGTTGTATCGGGAGTTTGTGGATTTTTGCGTCATACAATCCTTGGTTTCACCGTATGCGGCTAAGCAAAAAATTGAGATGGTGCCTGCTGAGCATGGCTACCAGAAACGCATGCTCCATGTGGCCTGTTTCGGTTTAACCGGCCCGTCTGGCGTTTTACCTCAGTACTATACCGAGATGCTTGCTCAGCGTAATCGGGACAAAGATACGGCCTTAAAAGTGTTATTGGATGGCTTCAATGCCCGAGCTATTAGCTTTTTATATCGTGCTTGGCAGAAGAACCGCTTAGCCATTTTAGAAGAGCAAGCTGGGAGAAATCCGCAGAGTACTCAGATTCACCCTGCCCGAAAAATGATGATGAGTTATACCGGGCTTCGCCATGGTGAATCGGCATCTGAAAGCGTTGAGCATAGCTCTGTGGAAGCGTCTGCCGATGGCGAGCTAAATGTGCCGAGTTGTGAAGACATTGCCTACTATTTTTCGGGCTACTTTAGTCAGCGACCTCGTAATGCCAATGCTCTACGTAAAATCATTGGTCATGTCTTGGGATGTGACGTGTCCTTAAAACAGTTTTTTGGTCGCTGGTTCGAGCTTGAACCGAGTCAGCGTAATGTATTAGGTAAGGCTAATTGCAGCTTAGGGCAAAGTTTTGTGGTGGGTGGCGCCATTTATGAAGGCGGCTTTAGTATGCGATTACGCACAGAGCCACTGGGTTATTCTGCATTTCAGCGCATCAGACCCGGCGGTGTTTTGTTTGAGCGACTTAAAGATGTCTTGTTTTCCTTTCTTGGGGCCGACTATTGGGTAGACCTACAAGTTGTATTGAAAGGAAACGATCGGCCAGCACTGCAAATAGGAGGGGGCTCTAGCTCGCAACCTTCTTTAGCTCTTGGTGAAGGACTCTGGTTATCCAGTGAACCGGCTGACCATGATGTTGCAGATACTGTTTATAACTTAAATCGTTAA
- a CDS encoding serine/threonine protein kinase — MNQLGRYELKELIGEGAMSQVYKAYDPALQRTLAIKVLKPDFAQDKERLSYFLNEVTISGKLNHPNIVQIFDVGEVDDVPFIVMEFVDCESLDEWLARQQEVPLETVIDIVGQLGAALEYAHSKGVVHRDLKPSNVLIESNGRVRLTDFGVAYLHEQTDVQQVEEGETIVGTPYYMSPEQLAGKTPDQRSDLYSLGVVMYQLVFGTLPFEASTIRDLFNLIQTSDVNLHTSRCPHAVKKVIRRLLHKKATFRYNNAKELLRQLEALDLELASQASKWSERITATWLYTAVVAGTCSILLIGFLLFTLNDLSKNLTQVLSDYGSMLVQQTKEEVDEALLLNDGLALTVSAERIASNEQINYLYITDHSGTIKASSDVQSIGTTYRAPAELQPLTELQGSRVSQLPPSVNNGERVYDFKAPILFNDKVIGSVVMGLSARSIDDVWWRTMSVLVCFILLVCVFISALVFFICRFFTSEFKHLGKAMQSLYVGNYFTRLPVSKIDEVGYAKRQFNELAEQMETFIKESDPDIEQAQLSESEIETDGNKTVVIRKTEDVK, encoded by the coding sequence ATGAATCAACTTGGACGATATGAATTAAAAGAATTGATCGGCGAAGGTGCGATGTCTCAGGTGTATAAAGCCTATGATCCCGCATTGCAGCGTACGCTGGCCATCAAAGTATTAAAACCTGATTTTGCACAAGACAAAGAGCGCTTAAGTTACTTCTTAAACGAAGTGACCATCTCTGGAAAGCTGAATCACCCTAATATTGTACAGATTTTTGATGTGGGTGAAGTCGATGATGTACCGTTTATTGTGATGGAATTTGTCGACTGTGAAAGCCTTGATGAATGGTTAGCTCGACAGCAAGAAGTTCCCTTGGAAACGGTGATTGATATTGTTGGCCAACTTGGCGCCGCTTTGGAATACGCTCACTCAAAGGGCGTTGTGCACAGGGATTTAAAACCGAGTAATGTACTGATCGAATCGAATGGTCGTGTTCGCTTGACCGATTTTGGCGTTGCATATCTGCATGAGCAGACCGATGTTCAACAGGTCGAAGAAGGCGAAACGATTGTTGGTACGCCTTACTATATGTCTCCTGAGCAACTGGCAGGTAAAACGCCCGATCAACGCAGTGATTTGTACTCCCTTGGGGTCGTCATGTATCAATTGGTGTTTGGTACCTTGCCTTTTGAAGCCTCGACCATTCGTGATTTGTTTAACCTTATTCAAACCTCAGATGTGAACTTACACACATCTCGTTGTCCTCATGCGGTGAAAAAAGTCATTCGTCGCTTGCTGCATAAAAAGGCCACGTTCCGTTATAACAATGCCAAGGAGCTGCTCAGACAACTAGAAGCATTAGATTTAGAATTGGCCAGTCAAGCCAGCAAATGGAGTGAGCGCATTACTGCTACGTGGCTCTATACTGCAGTAGTAGCGGGAACCTGCAGTATTTTGTTAATTGGTTTTTTGTTATTCACGCTGAATGATTTATCAAAAAATCTGACACAAGTACTAAGCGATTACGGCAGCATGTTGGTACAGCAGACAAAAGAGGAAGTTGATGAAGCCTTACTACTGAATGATGGTTTGGCTTTAACTGTTTCAGCAGAGCGTATCGCTTCTAATGAACAAATAAATTACTTATACATCACCGATCACAGTGGCACGATCAAAGCATCTAGTGATGTGCAAAGTATTGGTACCACCTATCGAGCGCCTGCTGAGTTGCAGCCATTGACTGAACTTCAAGGGAGTCGAGTTTCGCAGTTGCCTCCCAGTGTGAATAATGGTGAGCGGGTGTATGACTTCAAAGCGCCAATTTTGTTTAACGACAAGGTGATAGGCAGCGTCGTAATGGGGCTATCAGCGCGTTCTATAGATGATGTGTGGTGGCGAACAATGTCTGTCTTAGTCTGCTTTATTTTACTTGTCTGCGTGTTTATTTCTGCACTGGTATTCTTTATCTGCCGATTCTTTACCAGCGAATTTAAGCATTTAGGCAAAGCCATGCAGAGTCTTTACGTCGGTAATTACTTCACTCGCTTACCGGTAAGCAAAATAGACGAAGTGGGCTATGCCAAACGTCAGTTCAATGAGCTGGCAGAGCAAATGGAAACCTTTATTAAAGAATCTGATCCAGATATTGAGCAAGCACAGCTGAGCGAATCTGAGATCGAAACCGATGGCAATAAAACTGTTGTAATCCGCAAAACAGAGGATGTTAAATGA
- the tssH gene encoding type VI secretion system ATPase TssH — translation MNTRALIGKLSATSRAAFESAASLAVTHKHYAVELEHIVLALTQAPATGARQALSRYNVNVDQLQGNILTVFERFDKGHTGAPSFSPNVVELIRKAWLLSSLEYGDEDVAGNTLLVALFKEPAMALQLTSQLPALAQFDQEDFVRNGPNLVKLENPNAGGSQGAQADGSAETSVGNPAQGDSALASYTLDLTGRARSGELDPVVGREAEIRQLIDILCRRRQNNPILTGEAGVGKTAIVEGLAQRIVDGDVPDSLQDVDIRILDLTLLQAGAGVRGEFENRLKGVVEEVKQSPKPIILFIDEAHTLIGAGNSGGQGDAANILKPALARGELRTIAATTWAEYKKYFEKDAALTRRFQVVKVDEPSPENAMRMLRTLAPHFEAHHQVMILDEAIRDAVLLSKRYISGRQMPDVCVSVLDTACSRVNLELRNAPAALDNLNASLDQQQRELSALEREHSLYGGFVEEVEALRATIDQLESEKVIVEQSWQKEKTLVDQIVALRQEISDADAEPALELAASKEELTAHLVELEVLQGEAPLVRPHVDSQVIAEVISSWTGIPAGRMVSSEIQKVLTVQTELQKRIIGQDHALDAVSQSVRIASAKLKDPKQPIGVFMFCGSSGVGKTETALALADLLYGGEQNLTVINMSEFKEEHKVSLLMGAPPGYVGHGEGGVLTEAVRRKPFSVILLDEMEKAHPGVQDIFYQIFDKGSMKDSEGRDIDFRNTLIIMTSNAGTETISQYYADPDTAPAPEKLEGLIKDEMLTYFKPAFLGRTRLVPFLPLTDDVMGNIIRLQLNRVGQRLAEQYKAQFEFSDAVVDTIVSRCKEVDTGARNAIHIINRTLLPEISMHVLESMGEEQSIIGVTIDMDDNSQFTYQLQRSPKNA, via the coding sequence ATGAACACACGAGCACTAATTGGTAAATTATCCGCAACCAGTCGAGCCGCTTTTGAAAGCGCTGCATCCTTAGCGGTCACTCATAAGCATTACGCCGTTGAGCTTGAGCACATTGTATTGGCGCTTACGCAAGCGCCTGCAACAGGTGCACGTCAAGCGCTTAGCCGCTACAACGTCAATGTCGATCAGCTGCAAGGTAATATCTTGACGGTCTTTGAACGCTTTGACAAAGGTCATACAGGCGCGCCGTCGTTTTCCCCAAATGTGGTTGAGTTGATTCGTAAAGCGTGGCTATTGTCGAGTCTTGAATACGGTGATGAAGACGTCGCGGGCAACACATTACTGGTTGCCTTGTTTAAAGAGCCTGCGATGGCATTACAATTGACCTCTCAGCTTCCTGCATTGGCTCAATTTGATCAAGAGGACTTCGTCCGCAATGGTCCGAATCTTGTCAAACTTGAAAACCCGAATGCTGGAGGGAGTCAAGGTGCTCAAGCCGATGGGTCGGCTGAAACCAGTGTTGGCAATCCTGCTCAAGGTGACAGTGCTCTCGCGTCTTATACGCTTGATTTAACAGGACGAGCGCGTTCAGGTGAGTTAGATCCAGTGGTCGGCCGTGAAGCGGAAATTCGTCAGCTGATCGATATTTTGTGTCGTCGTCGTCAAAACAATCCCATTCTGACAGGTGAAGCCGGTGTCGGTAAAACGGCCATCGTAGAAGGCTTGGCGCAGCGTATTGTCGATGGCGATGTCCCGGACTCGTTGCAAGATGTCGATATCCGTATTCTTGATTTAACGCTGCTGCAAGCCGGAGCCGGTGTAAGAGGGGAATTTGAGAACCGCCTTAAAGGCGTTGTCGAAGAAGTTAAGCAGTCCCCTAAGCCAATCATTCTTTTTATTGACGAAGCGCATACTTTAATTGGTGCGGGCAATTCTGGTGGTCAAGGTGATGCCGCTAACATCTTGAAGCCTGCCTTGGCACGAGGAGAGTTACGTACCATCGCTGCGACCACTTGGGCAGAGTATAAAAAGTACTTTGAAAAAGACGCGGCACTAACGCGTCGTTTCCAAGTGGTAAAAGTGGATGAGCCAAGCCCTGAGAATGCCATGCGCATGCTACGTACGCTAGCGCCGCATTTTGAAGCCCATCATCAAGTCATGATCTTGGATGAAGCTATTCGCGACGCCGTATTATTGTCGAAGCGTTATATCTCTGGCCGTCAGATGCCAGATGTTTGTGTATCGGTACTGGATACCGCGTGTTCACGCGTCAATCTAGAACTTCGCAATGCCCCCGCTGCGCTGGATAATTTAAATGCCAGTCTAGATCAGCAGCAACGTGAACTGTCTGCACTAGAGCGTGAGCACAGTCTTTATGGAGGCTTTGTCGAAGAAGTAGAAGCGCTGCGCGCGACGATTGATCAACTGGAATCTGAGAAAGTTATCGTTGAGCAGTCATGGCAAAAGGAAAAGACGTTAGTTGATCAGATTGTAGCGTTACGCCAAGAGATCAGTGACGCTGATGCTGAACCAGCGTTGGAATTGGCTGCTTCGAAAGAAGAGTTGACCGCGCATCTGGTTGAATTAGAAGTTCTGCAAGGTGAAGCGCCGTTGGTTCGTCCTCATGTGGACAGCCAAGTGATTGCAGAAGTTATTTCTTCATGGACAGGCATACCTGCGGGCCGCATGGTTTCTAGTGAGATTCAAAAGGTTCTGACGGTTCAAACAGAGTTGCAAAAACGCATCATCGGTCAAGATCATGCATTGGATGCGGTTAGCCAAAGTGTACGTATTGCCAGTGCTAAGCTGAAAGATCCGAAGCAGCCAATTGGCGTATTTATGTTCTGCGGTAGCAGTGGTGTCGGTAAGACAGAAACAGCGTTGGCGCTGGCGGACTTACTGTACGGCGGCGAGCAAAATCTTACGGTCATCAATATGTCCGAATTTAAAGAAGAGCATAAAGTATCGCTGTTGATGGGCGCGCCACCTGGCTATGTTGGCCACGGTGAAGGGGGTGTACTGACCGAAGCCGTTCGTCGTAAGCCATTCAGTGTTATTTTGCTCGATGAAATGGAGAAAGCGCACCCAGGTGTGCAAGACATCTTCTACCAAATTTTTGACAAAGGCAGCATGAAAGACAGTGAAGGGCGTGATATCGACTTCCGCAATACACTGATTATTATGACCTCTAATGCTGGAACCGAGACCATTTCTCAGTATTACGCTGACCCTGATACCGCGCCAGCACCAGAGAAGCTTGAAGGTCTGATCAAAGATGAAATGTTGACTTACTTTAAACCTGCTTTCTTGGGGCGTACCCGATTGGTGCCGTTCTTACCGCTGACTGACGATGTGATGGGTAACATTATTCGCTTACAGCTAAATCGTGTCGGCCAGCGTTTAGCTGAGCAATACAAGGCTCAATTTGAGTTCAGCGATGCTGTAGTGGACACCATAGTAAGTCGTTGTAAAGAAGTGGATACAGGGGCGCGTAATGCGATTCACATCATCAATCGTACCTTGTTGCCTGAGATATCAATGCATGTGCTTGAATCGATGGGTGAAGAGCAAAGTATTATAGGTGTCACCATTGATATGGATGATAACAGTCAATTCACTTACCAACTTCAGCGGAGCCCTAAAAATGCGTAG